TTGGAAGTATACTCGCCTCTATTATTTGAGCGAATGCATTGTAATTTCTTTCCCGTTTCACGCTCTAAAATGGCATGAAATATCTTGAAATAGTCAAAAGTCTGGTCCTTTGTCTTTAAGAAGTACACCCACACCTTTCGAGAAGTATCATCAATGAATGTCAAAAAAAAACCTATTACTGCCAAGTGATTTCTCCTCCATGGGTCCACAAATATCAGAGTGTACTAGATTAAGTAACTTTGATCTTCTGgttgaagaaaatgaaaatgagACTCTGTGTTGCTTTTCGAATAAGCAATCATTATAAGGGTGTAAATCAGCATTCTTGTCCATTATGATAAGCTACTTTTTCGTTAGAATTGATATCCCCTATTCACTCGTGTGACCGAGTCACTAGTGACACAGGTTTTGAGACGCCTCTTTTTCCATAACATTGAGGTTGTTTGAGCATAACTTCACATGATTTTTATATAGGTTGCCACAAATATTTTCTTGAGAGAGAACCATAACTCCTTTCAGTAATTTTCATGTGCCTTTTTCAAAATAACTTTCATAGCCTTGTTTGTCAAGAGTTATACCTGATATTAGGTTTTGCCGAAGATCTTGCACATGAGGACATTTTTTAATATCATTATACTCCCGACGTttgtttgtatttttatatcattaattCCAACTATCTCACAAGAAAAAGTGTTCCCCATCTTCACTGCTCTAAAGTCTCCTACTTTGTATGTTGTGAAGAAATCTTTTTGGGATATGGCCTCGTATGATGCTACAGTATCTACCACCCATTCGTTGTCTTCTTGACTTGAGACGTGAAGGCATGTCTCTTCTTGTATGGAACAAATGTCTACCTCTCCGTGTGTAGTAACTAATGCATTTCCATCCTTATCCTTCAACTGCCCTTCTATAATTTTCTATAGTTCTTCTTTAAATGACCTTTTATTCCATAGTGGTAGCATTCATATGATGGCTTCGTACCATCTATGGATTTTCCCCTACTCTTGCTTCTGCCTCTCCTCTTATCTTGAATTTGTCCTTGTTGTCTCCCTCTTTCTGTAATAAGGGCAAATGACTCACCATGATCGATGTCCTTTcgtcttgcttcttcattaaATAAGGCATCTTTAACGATAGACATAGTCAGATTTCCACCCAAAGCTGAATTACTAAGAGAGACTACTAGCTTCTTCCAGCTATCACGAAGAGAATTAATAAGAAGTAGGGCTTGCACCTTATCCCTGAGCCGCATGTGAGCAGACGATAATTGAATTATCAAGCTTTGAAACTCACTGGTATGCTCGACAATTGAAGTTCTGTGCTGTAACTTCAAATTTACCAAATGCCCCATCAACAGGGCTTTGTTCTAAGTGATCTTGGCTTGATATATCCCTTCTAACTTCATCCAAAGGGCATACACGTCTATTTCTTGTGCAATATGATGAAAAACGCTATCGTCAATCCATTGTCGAATTTGACCGATAGTTTTTCTGTTTATTTTCTTCCACTCTGCTTCATTGGTGGAATAAGGTTCTTTCCCTTTGCTTTAATGGGATCATACAAATCTTTACAACTGAGGAGATCTTCCATCTGAGGTCTCCACATTGTGTAATCTATCGCAGTAAGTTTTATCATAGCTCCAGATGATGATGACTCTTCCATTATATCTTTAAAATGGCTTGGGAAAATTTTGGAGCAGAATCTCACCAAATAGAACTCACCAATGCATCTGGAATGGTGAAAAATGATAGGATTGACTCTTCTTGGGTCAAAATCGGGCCTctagaaaattttcaaatttacaccaaactattgaggttaaattgaaaatatattaaactTTTGGggcaaaattataatttcagtAACTTCAGAGGTTATTTCAtagatttcaaaaaaattatgatgaCTGGGCGCTTACGTGGTGCTGATTGGGCATGATGTGGCGTCTGCTTGACAAGGTGACTATGCGCTCACGTGGCGCTAACTAAATGTTATGGCGCTAATTGGGCTCTGCCATAGCAGGTACTGTTcaccttcttcttcctctcaacAGAAAACCAAAAATAATGGAGCAAACTTTAAACGGTCATAATTTCTTCGTTTTAGCTCTGTTTTGCCTTCGAAAGTTGCGTTAAATTCGTATCGACGCAAGGAATCTAATGAAGTGATCGAAACACACCGATGACCATGTTTGCAAGGAAATGCAACTCCGGCTTGAAATTTTTGTATTTCGATATCTCTCCACAAACACAGAACTGAAAGCACTGATATCACTTGTTGTGATTCTCTGATCACTATAAAGAATATTTAGTAGAAAAATAATTCTATTTCACAAAAATAGAATTAGAGAATTTACACAAgaatttctctctacaaaaccTCACCAAACACTCTCTTATTCTCACAATCTCTTCCTGAATTGAAGTTATGTGTGTTCTTTAGCAGTGAAATATAAGGCTCTATTTATAGCCTTAAAAATGTGATTGGGGGTTCAAAGATGGTGGTTGATGGGTTCAACAATGGTTAATGAGTTGGTGGTTGCTGAACATATAAACCTCGAGTTCTTTACTTCACTCTCGACGGCATCACGGCACAAGGACTCTCCATCTCtggtaatttttcttttttgttatttGGGTCTCTGTTCTTCtacaaaatcaactttttagGGCTTTTAATGGCTAATTCTTGATATGGGTATCCTAAAAATTAATAGAAACAGGCATAGCTTGGCTATAATTTCGTATTAGTCAATTCATCTTGGTGAATTTTGAAACGGACAAAGTAGGATTTGTGTTGTACTAAACTTTGGTTTATGTACTTTGTCTGCTTCTTTTAAAACACTAATTTTCACTTGAGATCTGAGAAAGTAACCTGTCAAATTACAACTGATGAATTAAAGTGATGGATGAATCAGTATTTgccatatttatatatactgTTGAGTTATAGTTCTAGCTTAGTTTCTCACTGAATAAGTATTTGTTTGTATGGTGAAATATCATATAAACATGTTGATCATTTGGTCTTGAATGCAAAACTTTTGCTTTCAGTTATTCTTGTTTCTATACTACTCTAATTTTCTGCAAAACATGTTGGTCGCTAATTATTTTATACTCCTAGATGTCCCAATAATCCAAGTAAGTTGGAAAACGAGGGTGGTTAGGGGGAGATGATGGTAGCTACCGATATTATTTTGATTCAATGTTTAAAGTGGAGAATTTGCTCATGCCATCATTTTACATGAGTACCCACTATCTATTGttgatcatgaatcatgttgGATTTAGGAAGTTTATTGCTAGTCTCCAACCGTTATTCAAAATGGTGTCAGAGGAACACAATACTTTGAAGATTTTCTGACAATTTGAAAAGGAAAAAGCCAAAGTTGGTGGAAAAACTCACAAGTATAATTGCACTAACAACTGATAGGTGGACTTCAGACAATAATAAAGAAGGATTCATGACTATTACAATACATTTTATTAATGGCTCAAGGTAGCTTCAGAGCCATATGTAATACTTTGTGTGTTGTATTGCTCAATTGTTTGTTAGAGTGGAatcttgaaagaaaaatatcaataattatagCTGACAATTGTAGCACAAATAATGCTACGATGAAAACTTTGTTAGGTGAGAAACTTTCTTAATGGTTGGTGTGCATCGTGCATATTTATCTAAGGTAATAATTACTCGGTGTTCCAATGATCTAAACAAAAACGTAAAATATAATACTATGTTCCATGTGGATTTGGGAAGATTTGAAGAACTTTTGAAGAAGCATGCATGTATCTCTTTTTCATGTATCTTTGAGGGGGGGATTTGATTAAAGTGGGCTgcttttttttccattttcaaaGTATTTAGTTATCATATCACTCTGATATATCGAAATGCTTCCTCCTAAAAATACTAAATCCAATATTTCCATGCAGAAGATCTTTAACTAGTAGCTTTGGTCTTATTGGTTGAGTATTTTCCTATCCACTACTTGTGTTTGATACCGAGAGAAACTCTTCAGATGAAGTCCACAAGCAGTTCTCTGTTGGACTTGGAGGGTGAAAGCAAAGGCTCTCCCTCATCCTTTGAATCAAAACTTTTGTTCTGCAACGGAGGGAGTGATCTCCAGTCACGAATTTCCAAATTTAATCCGACTGTGAAGAAGCCTGAGATCTCTTCAACTTCCCAGAGCCAAGTTCTAGAAAAGGTCAAGAATTTCCTGGGAGTTCTATCAGAAGCAAACAAAAAACTGGAGGTTGATGCGAAGAAAAATCCTAAAAAGTATGATATAAAAGAACTCACTAGGGAGGATTCTGAATACATAGAAATGAATTTAATGTTGGGTGTTGCAGAGGTTTATTCCTTTGAGGCTGTTGCTGCTGCTGAGTCTGTCATAGCTCGTCAGCAACCACTGACTCCATTAGCTTCAATCAGTAGCGCAACCACCGATGTTGATGACAGTAGCAACGAAGATGGTCGTTGACCTCTCACAGCTCTATTTTTGAAAGAGTCTCCTTCATCAATGACAACTTtaagaacatgaaacacattTATATGGAGTTTTAGCAGTTGATATGCTCAACACAGAAACCTGATgaagaaaacaaacaaaagccAAATGCAGAGTTTCCAACAAGACTTAATCATTGATTACTCTGCTGGACCTAGAAAGCATCATCACAAGTTTGGCTCTTCCTTTAAAAGTGTCAAGAAAAAGCTAAGTGATATTTTCTCTGCACTTGTGTTTTGGCAGAAGAAAGCCAATTCTGAGACCCACAAAAGTCAAAGTCCAGAGAGGGAGGTCTCCAGTAAGTTACTAATCCAAACTCTTAAGTTATTTCATTTTCGCTGTAAAGATTCACTGTTTATCAACATTTCTGAGTACTGATTTATGGTGGCATATAAGCCAGAAAATGGATTATGTTCTGATATAACCAGAAGGGTCTATTTTAGTTTGTGTTTATACTTACACGGTGCTAATCAATGATGATGTAAATCCAAGCTATCTCCATCAAACTTTTTATAGATGAGATATCATGGAGTTCTTGCTGTAACTAATTTACTTAGcatctttttctccttttttctgTAGCATCAAAAGGTAGTAACTCTTCCGGAAGCAAGAGGGGAATTTTGTTGAAACCCCAATACTCTAATTCCCATAGAACTTCAATGGCTACCAGGGAGCAGCTAGGTACATTTGAGTTCTCGTTTGATGAAATTTTCCAGGCAACTGGAAATTTTTCTGCAGTACACAA
This Solanum dulcamara chromosome 8, daSolDulc1.2, whole genome shotgun sequence DNA region includes the following protein-coding sequences:
- the LOC129899744 gene encoding uncharacterized protein LOC129899744, whose translation is MVNELVVAEHINLEFFTSLSTASRHKDSPSLMKSTSSSLLDLEGESKGSPSSFESKLLFCNGGSDLQSRISKFNPTVKKPEISSTSQSQVLEKVKNFLGVLSEANKKLEVDAKKNPKKYDIKELTREDSEYIEMNLMLGVAEVYSFEAVAAAESVIARQQPLTPLASISSATTDVDDSSNEDGR